The following are encoded in a window of Chitinophagaceae bacterium genomic DNA:
- a CDS encoding tetratricopeptide repeat protein: protein MLRKTILVTCLFFVYNISVGQTIKSQATFRMLKTATTLMEAQQFEAAEEFFTKGLQRAKANYDAYCQAFAYEGLGNLYSKLDRSEMAISNYRSAVRIYRSMGLTVIADVVESLLKSQQGIGDMYAGIEIGAKGIKLSVIEVKLSKDREYDYTLISDTSINTDAAALSYQSEKESKDAIAILWNILSSRYKIPSAKVHIVISSGLKQELDKYNKVEYFANIIRPVNLDPAIRITYITPEQESQLSLLGIVPQKRRFTATQLDVGSGNTKGGYYNENKIFIPVTFPLGTKSFQRLIESKTEGDLNNYIKTAEDIWRDSLKRIVMNEFFIKRDVRNRDIMYISGGVVWAIVSLMHPESANYNYTEITSQDISEFRRLLFTDYDNLVKPDLSFMADPAQARVSQKNITRVVNTYDKKALLAGTIWLDELIKEVNAANPNKKLIYAKYAYVGWISGYIIKKVTQQYTGLVN from the coding sequence ATGTTGAGAAAAACCATTCTTGTTACCTGTCTATTTTTTGTGTACAATATCAGTGTTGGCCAGACAATAAAAAGCCAGGCTACTTTCCGGATGCTGAAAACAGCTACGACCCTGATGGAAGCACAGCAGTTTGAAGCCGCGGAAGAATTCTTTACCAAGGGCCTTCAAAGAGCCAAGGCCAATTACGATGCATACTGCCAGGCATTTGCTTATGAAGGGCTGGGTAACCTGTACAGTAAATTAGACAGGTCCGAAATGGCCATCAGCAATTACCGATCGGCGGTAAGGATATACCGGAGCATGGGACTGACCGTAATTGCCGATGTGGTGGAAAGCCTTCTCAAAAGTCAACAGGGCATTGGGGATATGTATGCCGGCATTGAGATAGGGGCCAAGGGTATTAAATTAAGCGTGATCGAGGTCAAGCTGAGCAAGGACAGGGAATACGATTATACCCTGATCAGCGATACGTCCATCAATACCGATGCGGCGGCACTTTCTTACCAAAGTGAAAAGGAATCCAAGGATGCCATCGCCATTCTCTGGAATATCCTCAGCAGCCGTTATAAGATCCCTTCCGCCAAAGTGCATATTGTGATCAGCAGCGGGCTAAAACAGGAACTGGACAAGTATAACAAAGTGGAGTATTTTGCCAATATCATACGGCCTGTGAACCTTGACCCGGCCATCCGGATCACGTATATCACACCCGAACAGGAATCGCAGTTAAGCCTGCTGGGCATTGTTCCCCAAAAGCGCCGTTTTACCGCTACACAGTTAGACGTGGGCAGTGGCAATACCAAGGGCGGGTATTACAATGAAAATAAGATATTCATACCGGTAACATTTCCCCTGGGTACAAAATCGTTTCAGCGGCTGATCGAATCAAAGACCGAAGGCGACCTGAACAATTACATAAAGACCGCAGAGGATATCTGGAGAGACAGCCTGAAACGGATCGTGATGAATGAATTTTTCATCAAACGGGATGTACGGAACAGGGATATCATGTACATATCCGGCGGAGTGGTGTGGGCCATCGTTTCGCTGATGCATCCGGAAAGCGCCAATTATAATTATACCGAAATAACCAGCCAGGATATCTCTGAATTCAGGCGGCTGCTGTTTACAGACTATGATAACCTGGTAAAACCAGACCTGTCTTTTATGGCCGATCCGGCACAGGCCAGGGTTTCGCAAAAAAATATAACAAGAGTTGTTAATACCTACGATAAGAAGGCTTTACTGGCTGGAACGATCTGGCTGGATGAACTGATAAAAGAAGTAAATGCGGCCAACCCCAATAAGAAACTTATTTATGCCAAATATGCCTATGTAGGTTGGATAAGCGGCTATATCATTAAAAAAGTGACCCAGCAATATACCGGCTTGGTTAACTAA
- the mqnE gene encoding aminofutalosine synthase MqnE, protein MSSSLDILTDTVSEPGLKTIAGKVKNSERITDDECILLFEKGSLAFVGALANHIREQKHGDITYFNRNFHIEPTNVCVFSCNFCSYSRLYAHKEDGWELSIDQMLDIVRSYDGKPITEVHIVGGVHPKMNMAYFIELMQKIKAHRPALHVKAFTAVELDYMFRKAKLSIEEGMKQLHDAGLDSLPGGGAEIFHPAIREQICADKVDANGWLAIHEAAHQLGMHSNATMLYGHIEKYEHRVDHMRRLRDLQDKTGGFNTFIPLKFRNQDNAMSHVPESSVTEDMRLYAIARIYLDNFPHLKAYWPMLGRQHAQLTLSFGVNDIDGTIDDSTKIYSMAGSEEQNPAMTTEELVMLIRQAKRRPVERDTLYNVVKDHSNTKPAGDNLQAVLN, encoded by the coding sequence ATGTCCTCTTCCCTTGATATTCTGACCGATACCGTTTCCGAACCCGGGCTCAAGACCATTGCCGGGAAAGTAAAGAACAGTGAACGGATTACCGACGATGAGTGCATACTGCTTTTCGAAAAAGGGAGCCTGGCTTTTGTGGGTGCGCTGGCGAATCATATCCGGGAACAAAAGCATGGGGATATAACTTATTTCAACCGCAACTTTCATATTGAACCCACCAATGTCTGTGTGTTCAGTTGCAATTTCTGCTCGTATTCCCGCCTGTATGCACACAAAGAAGATGGTTGGGAACTGAGCATCGACCAGATGCTTGACATTGTGAGATCCTACGATGGCAAGCCCATTACCGAAGTGCATATTGTGGGCGGTGTTCATCCAAAGATGAACATGGCTTATTTTATTGAGCTGATGCAAAAGATAAAAGCGCATCGCCCTGCCCTGCACGTGAAAGCATTTACGGCTGTGGAACTGGATTATATGTTCCGCAAGGCAAAACTAAGCATTGAAGAAGGAATGAAGCAGTTACACGACGCCGGATTGGATAGTCTGCCAGGTGGTGGTGCAGAAATTTTTCATCCCGCAATAAGAGAGCAGATCTGTGCCGATAAAGTAGATGCAAACGGCTGGCTGGCCATTCATGAAGCAGCACATCAGTTAGGCATGCACAGCAATGCCACCATGCTCTATGGCCATATTGAAAAATATGAACACCGGGTTGACCATATGCGAAGACTGCGGGATCTGCAGGACAAAACGGGTGGCTTCAATACATTCATCCCGCTGAAATTCCGCAACCAGGATAATGCCATGAGCCATGTACCCGAATCCTCTGTTACAGAAGACATGCGGCTCTATGCCATTGCCCGTATCTATCTTGATAATTTTCCGCACCTGAAGGCCTACTGGCCCATGCTGGGCAGGCAGCATGCACAACTCACCCTGTCCTTTGGCGTAAATGATATTGACGGCACCATTGACGACTCAACTAAGATCTACAGCATGGCCGGCAGCGAAGAACAAAATCCCGCCATGACAACCGAAGAGCTGGTAATGCTGATCAGGCAGGCCAAACGCAGGCCGGTGGAAAGGGATACCCTGTACAACGTGGTGAAAGATCACAGTAATACAAAACCTGCAGGCGATAACCTGCAGGCTGTGCTTAATTAA
- a CDS encoding DNA-binding protein has product MTSHAFRLKPGQDLKAEIQKMVSEKQIKAGWISTAVGSLTIYTIRFANQPTGSSDSGYFEILSLAGTVSVNGSHLHISVSDCSGKTIGGHLMEGCIIYTTAEIVILSSNEFIFKREKDGTTPWEELQTVAVKNKE; this is encoded by the coding sequence ATCACTTCTCATGCCTTCCGTTTAAAGCCGGGCCAGGACCTGAAAGCTGAAATTCAGAAAATGGTCAGTGAAAAGCAAATTAAGGCAGGATGGATCAGTACGGCTGTCGGCAGCCTGACAATCTATACCATTCGTTTTGCCAACCAGCCAACCGGCAGCAGCGACAGCGGGTATTTCGAGATCCTAAGTCTTGCTGGAACGGTTTCGGTAAACGGCTCACACCTGCACATCAGCGTCAGCGACTGCAGCGGCAAGACCATTGGCGGGCATTTAATGGAGGGCTGCATCATTTATACTACTGCCGAAATTGTGATCCTAAGCAGCAATGAATTTATTTTTAAGCGGGAGAAGGATGGAACAACCCCCTGGGAGGAGTTGCAGACAGTAGCGGTAAAAAATAAAGAATAA
- a CDS encoding polysaccharide biosynthesis C-terminal domain-containing protein — protein MSQIRKQSIVSSLVVYIGFAIGFLNTYLFTRQGGFTQAEYGLTGIFMAIANIMYSFANLGMVAYIYKFYPYYNDNLPKKKNDMLSWALLVSLLGFCLVILAGILFKDLVIRKYGTNSPDLVKYYYYVFPFGLGLTLFTVLEAYAWQLKKSVFTNFLREIQFRLLTTLLIVLSFAGIIASFDLFIKIYSFTFLAVAIILLGYLVFTKHISFSFSVSRVSKKFYRKIISLISFVYGGSLVFTVSMVIDTIIIAAVLPDGLALAGVYTLAQNIASLIQAPQRGVISSSIGPLSQAWKDKDMGKISRIYNSSSINQLLFSVAMFALIWLNFDDAVLNFQLQHRYLEAAWVFFFIGMMRIVDMGTGVNSQIISTSTSWRFDFITGIILLSITLPLNYILTKYYYGVTGPAIANLITFTIYNSIRYWFLYKKFNLQPFNLKTIYTILLGAASYYCCFFLFRDMHGFVGMIARSVLFILIFAAGTKLLNLSPDVRPVWQTFQKRLGIKKGD, from the coding sequence ATGTCGCAGATCCGAAAGCAAAGTATTGTTTCCTCGCTGGTTGTTTATATTGGCTTTGCTATCGGGTTCCTTAATACCTATCTCTTTACCAGGCAGGGCGGTTTTACCCAGGCCGAATACGGGCTTACGGGTATCTTCATGGCCATTGCCAATATCATGTATTCCTTTGCCAACCTGGGCATGGTTGCTTATATCTATAAGTTCTATCCTTATTACAATGATAACCTGCCCAAAAAGAAGAATGACATGCTCAGCTGGGCATTGCTCGTTTCTTTGCTGGGTTTTTGCCTGGTCATCCTTGCCGGGATCCTGTTCAAAGACCTCGTGATCCGTAAATACGGTACCAACTCTCCCGACCTGGTAAAATATTACTATTATGTTTTTCCTTTCGGGCTTGGGCTTACCCTGTTCACTGTCCTGGAAGCATATGCCTGGCAATTAAAAAAGTCGGTGTTCACCAATTTCCTGCGGGAGATACAGTTCCGGCTCCTGACCACCCTGCTCATTGTTCTGAGCTTCGCCGGCATCATTGCGTCCTTTGACCTGTTCATCAAGATCTATTCGTTCACATTCCTTGCGGTGGCCATCATCCTGCTTGGCTACCTCGTATTCACGAAGCACATTTCATTCAGCTTTTCGGTAAGCAGGGTCTCTAAAAAGTTCTACCGGAAGATCATTTCGCTGATATCATTTGTATACGGAGGCAGCCTGGTGTTCACTGTTTCCATGGTAATAGATACCATCATCATAGCGGCAGTATTGCCCGATGGGCTGGCGCTGGCGGGGGTTTATACACTGGCACAGAATATTGCCAGCCTGATCCAGGCGCCACAACGAGGGGTGATCTCTTCGTCCATCGGACCTTTGTCGCAGGCATGGAAGGACAAAGATATGGGCAAGATCAGCAGGATCTACAACAGTTCATCCATCAACCAATTGCTTTTTTCCGTGGCCATGTTTGCGCTCATCTGGCTCAACTTTGATGATGCCGTGCTTAATTTTCAGTTGCAGCACCGCTACCTGGAGGCTGCATGGGTATTCTTTTTTATCGGGATGATGCGTATCGTGGATATGGGCACCGGGGTAAACAGCCAGATCATCAGTACCTCCACAAGCTGGCGTTTTGATTTTATTACGGGGATCATCCTGCTGTCGATCACCCTGCCACTCAATTATATACTTACCAAGTATTATTATGGTGTGACCGGCCCTGCCATTGCCAACCTGATCACGTTCACCATTTACAACAGCATACGGTATTGGTTCCTGTACAAAAAATTCAACCTGCAGCCTTTTAATCTTAAAACCATTTATACCATCCTGCTGGGGGCCGCTTCCTATTATTGCTGTTTCTTCTTATTCAGGGATATGCATGGTTTCGTGGGTATGATCGCAAGAAGTGTATTATTCATCCTGATCTTTGCTGCCGGCACAAAATTGCTGAACCTATCACCGGATGTAAGACCGGTCTGGCAAACCTTTCAAAAACGGCTGGGCATAAAAAAAGGAGATTGA
- a CDS encoding ABC transporter substrate-binding protein — translation MSRSKKKYKESDLDTRYQIQDQGSRIWYPVSCIRYPVSVILLSLILLSCTSHRHTDKKIFRYNESSGLASLDPAFAKNKQVMWAVHQLYNTLIEIDSNMQMKPSLAHRWTISDDNLEFTFYLRNDVFFTDDPCFANGKGRKLTAQDVEYSFKRMVDKNTASPGAWIFNNRVDSVNGFTAINDSTFRLRLIRPFQSILGILSMQYCSVIPREAVEMYKADFRRHPVGTGPFSFVAWEEGQALILKKNEHYFETDTDGNRLPYLDGIKVSFYDSKATEFLEFQQERLDFIDDIDPSFKDEVLTKTGNLKSTWLDKIELHKHPYLNIEYLGILVDDDNELVKNSPLRLQKIRQAINYGFNRRKMMLYLRNSIGIAAESGFVPAGLPSFDPVAVKGYYYDVARAKQLLAEAGFPEGKDLPAIKLLTIPIYGDLGTYIANELLQVGIKVEVEVVQKSLLMEQTSKSQALFFRGSWIADYPDAENYLSVFYSRNPAPPNYTRYRNPAFDALYESSLSQKNDSLRYRLYQQMDRIVMNDAPVVPLWYDMAIHLVHLNIVNFYPNSLNLLELRRVKKL, via the coding sequence ATGAGCCGTTCAAAAAAAAAATACAAAGAATCTGACCTGGATACAAGATACCAGATCCAGGATCAAGGATCTCGTATCTGGTATCCTGTATCTTGTATCCGGTATCCAGTATCTGTTATCCTTCTATCCTTAATCCTTCTATCCTGCACTTCCCACCGGCATACTGATAAAAAGATCTTCCGCTACAACGAAAGCAGCGGACTTGCCTCCCTGGATCCTGCTTTTGCCAAGAATAAACAGGTGATGTGGGCGGTGCATCAACTGTACAATACACTGATCGAGATCGACAGCAATATGCAGATGAAACCATCCCTGGCTCACCGCTGGACAATCTCTGACGATAACCTGGAGTTCACTTTTTACCTGCGCAATGATGTGTTCTTTACAGATGATCCATGCTTTGCGAACGGCAAGGGAAGAAAACTGACGGCGCAGGATGTGGAGTACAGTTTTAAACGGATGGTGGATAAGAACACAGCCAGTCCGGGCGCCTGGATATTCAACAACCGGGTGGACTCTGTGAACGGATTTACGGCCATTAACGACAGCACTTTTCGATTAAGACTCATCCGGCCTTTTCAGTCCATACTCGGGATATTAAGCATGCAGTACTGCTCCGTAATTCCCCGCGAAGCGGTTGAAATGTACAAAGCTGATTTCCGTCGCCACCCCGTGGGTACAGGCCCATTCAGCTTTGTGGCATGGGAAGAAGGGCAGGCACTTATTTTAAAGAAGAATGAGCATTATTTTGAAACCGACACCGATGGAAACCGGTTGCCCTATTTAGACGGCATAAAGGTCTCGTTCTACGACAGCAAGGCAACCGAGTTCCTGGAGTTCCAGCAAGAGCGCCTGGACTTTATTGATGACATCGATCCCTCTTTCAAAGACGAAGTGCTGACCAAGACCGGCAACCTGAAAAGCACATGGCTGGATAAGATCGAACTGCACAAACATCCTTACCTGAACATCGAATACCTTGGCATTCTGGTGGATGATGATAATGAACTGGTGAAAAATTCACCATTACGGCTACAGAAAATAAGGCAGGCCATCAATTATGGTTTCAACAGGAGAAAGATGATGCTCTATTTACGGAACAGCATCGGCATTGCCGCAGAAAGCGGCTTTGTACCGGCCGGGTTGCCCTCGTTTGACCCGGTTGCCGTTAAAGGATATTACTATGATGTTGCCCGGGCAAAACAGTTGCTTGCCGAAGCAGGGTTTCCGGAAGGGAAGGATCTACCCGCCATTAAATTACTCACCATTCCCATCTACGGCGACCTGGGAACATATATTGCCAATGAACTGTTGCAGGTTGGCATTAAAGTGGAGGTGGAAGTGGTTCAGAAAAGTTTATTGATGGAGCAAACCTCCAAATCACAGGCTTTATTCTTCCGGGGCAGTTGGATCGCCGATTATCCCGATGCAGAGAATTACCTCAGCGTATTTTACAGCAGGAACCCGGCGCCGCCCAATTATACCCGGTACAGGAACCCGGCATTTGATGCGTTGTATGAAAGTTCCCTCTCGCAAAAGAATGATTCATTGCGCTACCGGTTATACCAGCAGATGGACCGGATCGTTATGAATGATGCCCCGGTGGTACCCCTGTGGTACGATATGGCCATTCACCTTGTTCATTTAAACATCGTAAATTTCTATCCAAACAGTTTAAACCTGCTGGAGTTACGGCGTGTAAAAAAATTATAG
- a CDS encoding tetratricopeptide repeat protein, with amino-acid sequence MINKYIALLLFFIVPACLPAQKQKADSLENLLTAEKTDTGKVKLMWQLAGVINVNDPERALLLSQQALVLATNIKYNEGQSKALGNMAYTFNIMGNYPKALELNLRRLKLEEKENNPRNLAMTLLNIGIVYRYQEEYSEALKYYYRSDSVIRQNNIEEVKYYIYMNLGDVYDKLNNVDSSFSYFNKSLILSNNLKNDDYTGNSMTGLGHTYFKQGNAPFSLLYYRTAISYLEKTGNTDVLCEAMLGLAELYEQQLHKNDSAVFYASQALQIAEKAAILPKQLEAADFLSGHYKGIQNIDSAYLYLSMVQQLNDSINSKAKIRELQVISSNEKLRQQEIEENKKIARRERKQQLQYLFIGIFIPGFFLLTLLLSRIRIHTRFIKVMGILSLLILFEYLTLLLHPTVATLTNHTPVYEMLIFVSIAAVLIPAHHRFEQWLIEKLTHRDGSIKLRKFKLKVKEPLN; translated from the coding sequence ATGATCAACAAATACATCGCCCTTCTCTTATTTTTTATTGTGCCTGCCTGTTTGCCTGCGCAAAAGCAAAAGGCCGACAGCCTGGAGAACTTACTTACTGCAGAAAAGACCGACACCGGCAAGGTGAAACTCATGTGGCAACTGGCCGGTGTGATCAACGTGAATGACCCGGAACGGGCTTTGTTATTATCGCAGCAGGCCCTGGTACTGGCCACCAATATCAAATACAACGAAGGGCAATCCAAGGCGCTGGGCAACATGGCCTATACATTTAATATCATGGGTAATTATCCCAAAGCACTGGAACTGAACCTGCGCCGGCTTAAGCTGGAAGAAAAAGAGAATAACCCCCGCAACCTGGCCATGACATTGCTGAATATCGGAATTGTGTACCGCTACCAGGAGGAATACAGCGAGGCGTTGAAGTATTATTACCGGTCCGATTCGGTGATCAGGCAAAACAACATCGAGGAAGTAAAATATTATATCTACATGAACCTGGGTGATGTGTATGACAAACTTAACAATGTTGATTCCTCATTCAGCTACTTCAATAAATCACTGATCCTTTCCAATAATTTAAAGAATGATGACTATACCGGCAATTCGATGACCGGCCTGGGGCATACGTATTTCAAACAAGGCAATGCCCCTTTTTCACTTTTGTATTACCGCACTGCCATTTCATACCTGGAAAAGACCGGCAATACGGATGTGCTTTGCGAAGCCATGCTTGGCCTGGCCGAGTTATACGAACAGCAGCTGCATAAAAATGATTCGGCGGTTTTTTATGCCTCCCAGGCACTGCAGATCGCAGAAAAAGCGGCCATCTTACCCAAGCAACTGGAAGCGGCAGATTTCCTGTCCGGTCATTACAAGGGGATACAGAATATTGACAGCGCCTATCTTTATTTAAGCATGGTACAGCAACTCAACGATTCCATAAACAGCAAGGCAAAGATCCGGGAGCTGCAGGTTATTTCCAGTAACGAAAAACTGCGCCAGCAGGAAATAGAAGAAAATAAGAAAATCGCCCGGCGGGAAAGAAAGCAGCAATTGCAATACCTCTTTATCGGGATATTCATTCCGGGTTTTTTCTTACTGACCTTACTGTTAAGCAGGATCCGGATCCATACCCGTTTTATCAAGGTGATGGGTATATTATCGCTGTTGATATTATTTGAGTACCTCACCCTCTTATTACATCCTACGGTTGCCACGCTGACCAATCATACCCCCGTTTATGAAATGCTGATCTTTGTTTCCATCGCTGCCGTACTGATACCGGCTCATCACCGTTTTGAACAATGGCTTATAGAAAAATTGACCCATCGGGATGGGTCAATTAAATTGCGAAAGTTTAAATTAAAAGTAAAGGAGCCTTTGAATTAA
- a CDS encoding c-type cytochrome yields MKSFKKLKVILVLSLFVLIGIAAVKQPRADKFKNLQVLPKNITEDSLNKIMDAFALELGVDCKYCHTRDKKADTLIFDKDEKPEKEIARNMMRMTMDINEKYFHFNEEVKASEVQAVTCFTCHRGVPMPAKETGVKK; encoded by the coding sequence ATGAAATCGTTTAAAAAATTAAAAGTGATCCTTGTTTTATCCCTGTTCGTTCTTATAGGGATCGCCGCAGTGAAGCAACCCCGGGCTGATAAGTTCAAGAACCTGCAGGTACTTCCCAAAAATATCACCGAAGATTCGCTGAATAAGATAATGGATGCCTTTGCCCTGGAACTTGGGGTTGACTGCAAGTACTGTCATACCCGGGATAAAAAAGCTGATACACTGATCTTTGACAAGGATGAAAAGCCTGAAAAAGAGATTGCCCGTAACATGATGCGGATGACCATGGACATAAACGAAAAGTATTTTCACTTTAATGAAGAAGTGAAGGCAAGCGAGGTACAGGCGGTCACCTGCTTTACCTGTCACCGGGGAGTACCCATGCCTGCAAAAGAAACAGGAGTCAAAAAATAG
- a CDS encoding C40 family peptidase — translation MKHLIFVSVAAGFFSGTSISANAQAAVNSVADTRAINKSPQFIEGIEIRPETSIPPRPPLAASSKDKNTAAARLSARNEASAIEQCSSLQFKYAQLLNMDVEAVTNIELYSFMEKWWGTPYRYGGATKDGIDCSAYSGTLVHDVYGMILSRTARSQYAECEKIKRSICRRATWYSLKTGEPSVMWAFTWATGTLPMPAPATGSSSAAWTKRTTAKGMRGVEG, via the coding sequence ATGAAACACTTAATTTTTGTTTCTGTAGCCGCGGGCTTTTTTTCAGGAACATCTATCTCTGCAAACGCACAGGCTGCTGTTAACTCGGTTGCAGATACCCGGGCTATAAACAAATCACCCCAATTTATTGAAGGGATCGAAATAAGGCCGGAAACCAGCATTCCGCCCAGGCCGCCACTTGCTGCCAGCTCTAAGGATAAAAATACGGCTGCAGCCCGGCTTTCCGCACGCAATGAAGCTTCCGCAATTGAACAGTGCAGCTCCCTGCAATTCAAATATGCCCAGCTGCTGAATATGGATGTGGAGGCCGTTACCAATATTGAATTGTACAGTTTCATGGAGAAATGGTGGGGCACTCCATACCGCTATGGCGGCGCCACCAAAGACGGGATAGACTGCAGTGCCTATTCCGGCACGCTGGTGCATGATGTTTACGGAATGATCTTATCAAGGACCGCCCGTTCTCAATATGCTGAATGTGAAAAGATAAAAAGAAGTATCTGCAGGAGGGCGACCTGGTATTCTTTAAAAACCGGAGAGCCATCAGTCATGTGGGCATTTACCTGGGCAACGGGTACTTTACCCATGCCAGCACCAGCAACGGGGTCATCATCAGCAGCCTGGACGAAGCGTACTACAGCAAAAGGTATGCGGGGGGTGGAAGGATAG
- the msrA gene encoding peptide-methionine (S)-S-oxide reductase MsrA encodes MLKVLFISVISFAGLSSCAQKDNSNKKNNKMNASTSLSNIPGSTPLTLDTATFGTGCFWCTEAIFQQLEGVEKVTSGYSGGTVANPTYEEVCSKTTGHAECLNILYNPKKISFDELLEIFWQTHDPTTLNRQGADVGPQYRSVIFYHNEEQKAKAAKYRSELDKSGAFNNPIVTTLEPFTVFYPAEAYHQNYYRNNTSEGYCQFVIRPKVEKFEKVFRNKLKKQ; translated from the coding sequence ATGTTAAAAGTTTTATTCATTTCGGTCATCAGCTTTGCAGGACTTAGTTCCTGTGCCCAAAAAGATAATTCAAACAAAAAAAATAATAAAATGAATGCTTCGACTTCGCTCAGCAATATCCCGGGTTCGACTCCGCTCACCCTTGATACAGCTACTTTTGGTACCGGCTGTTTCTGGTGTACCGAAGCCATTTTTCAGCAACTGGAGGGCGTGGAAAAAGTGACCAGCGGCTATAGCGGCGGTACCGTTGCCAACCCCACTTACGAAGAGGTTTGCAGCAAAACGACCGGCCATGCCGAATGCCTGAATATTCTGTACAACCCCAAAAAGATCAGCTTTGACGAACTGCTGGAGATCTTCTGGCAAACACATGACCCCACCACGTTAAACCGCCAGGGCGCCGATGTGGGACCGCAATACAGGAGTGTGATCTTTTATCATAACGAAGAACAAAAAGCAAAAGCGGCAAAGTATAGATCCGAACTGGATAAAAGCGGCGCTTTTAATAACCCGATCGTGACAACACTGGAACCGTTCACCGTGTTTTACCCGGCCGAAGCATATCACCAGAATTATTACCGCAATAATACCAGCGAGGGCTATTGCCAGTTTGTGATAAGGCCCAAGGTGGAAAAATTTGAAAAAGTGTTCCGGAATAAATTAAAGAAACAGTAA